CTTGCGGCCGTTGCCGTCCTCGGTGTGGCTGCGCGCCACCGCTTCGCTGAAGCAGTGATTGTGCAAATTGAGCAGGCCCGGCAGCACGAAGCGACCGGGACGATCATGGACCTCGTCCGCGCGCGGCCTGTCGCGCGTGATTGCGGCGATCCTCTTGCCTTCGACGAGGACCCAATGGTCGCGCAGCACATCCTGCGCGCCGTCTTTCCGTGACAGCACGTAGCTGCCGAAGATTGCTGTGGTGCTCATGCGGGGCGTACGTTCCAGAAGACGGCGGTGCCGTCGAGAATGCCGGTGATGGCCTTGCGATAGGCGGTCGGCTGCTTGTACAGGCCGATCGGGATGTAGGGAATCTCCTCGAATGCCACCGCCTGGATCTGGCGGCAGATGCGCTGTTGCTCGGCGAGCTCCGAAGCGGCCAGCCACTGGCTGCGCAGCGGCCCCATCTTCTGGCTTGCATACCAGCCGGCGACCTTGCCTTCGCCGCGGATGTTGGTGTTGCCGGCCGGGTTGAGCCAGTCGATGCCCTGCCAGTTGCCGACTGCCGCGCTCCAGCCGCCCTGTCCGACCGGATCCTTCTTGAGCTGGCGCTGCAGCACGACGGCGAAATCGAGCCCGGCATATTCGACGTTCATGCCGGCCTTGCGCAAGCTGTCGACCGCGATCTCGCCGAGCGGCTTCTGCGCCAGCGAATTGGTGGGCACGAGCACCACGATCTTCTCGCCATTATAGCCGGCAGCCTTCAGGTCGGCCTTGACCTTGGCATAGTCGCGCGGCCCGCGGAACACGTCGAGTCCGACCTCGCTCGCCATCGGAGTATCAGGCGCGAAGTAGCCGATCGGCGAGACCTGGAACGCCGGATCGACGCCGGCGACCGCCGTCATGAACGCGGACTGGTCGATCGCACCCAGGAGCGCGCGGCGGACCGCCGGATTGTCGAACGGCGGCTGCAGGTGATTGAGCCGCAGCATGCAGGCGTAACCTCTGGGATCGAGGATGCGCGTCTCGATGTCACCGGCGGCCTTGATCACCGGCAACAGATCATGCGGCGTGGTCTCCTGCCAGTCCTGCTCACCGGTCTGCAACGCGGCAACGCCGGTGCCGGCGTCGGGCGTGGTGGTCCAGACCACGCGATCGTAATGCACGATCTTCGGACCCGCGGTCCAATCCGGCTTGCCGTCGGTGCGCGGCTGGTAGCGCTCGAATTTGGCATAAGCATTGCGCGCGCCCTGCACGCGTTCGTCGGCGAGGTAGCGGAACGGCCCACTGCCGATGACTTCGGTCAGCGGCTTGAACGGATCCTGGCTGGCCAGCCGCTCCGGCATCATGAAGCAGGCATTGATCGCGGCCTTGCCGAGTGCCTGCGGCAGCAGCGGGAACGGGCGCTTGAGACGGAAACGGATGGTGCGGTCGTCGGCGGCGGACAGCTCGTCGGTCGCTTCCATCAGCTCGCCGCCAAAGCCGTCGCGCGCCGCCCAGCGGCGGATGCTGGCGACGCAGTCGCGCGCCAGCACCCGCTCGCCGTCGTGCCAGAACAGGCCGTCGCGCAGGCTGAGGTCCCACTGCAGCTGGTCGCCGGAGATCGCGTGGCCCGACAGCATCTGCGGCGAAACCTGGAGCGAGGCGCTCATTCCGTAGAGCGTGTCGTAGACCATGAAGCCGTGGTTTCGCGACACCTGCGCGGTCGAGTAGATGGGATCGACGAAGGCGAGATCGATCACGGGGATGAAGCGCAGCGTGGTCTGGGATTCGGCACGGACGATGCCCGGCAGCGACAGCGCCGGCATGGTGGCAGCGGCCTTGAGGAGCGAGCGGCGGGAGATGGGCATTACGAGAAGCTCCTGCATAAGGCGATGTTGAGCTGCGACGGCGGTGCGCTCCCTCCCCCGCTTGCGGGGGAGGGCTGGGGAGAGGGTGTCTCCACAATCGAGAACCCCCAAGAGGAGAGAGCCCTCACCCGGCGCTTCGCGCCGACCTCTCCCGCAAGCGGGAGAGGTGCAGCGAGCGCGCGGTTGAGATGTTTCCAGACATCGAACGGCATCATCTGACGTGTCACGTGTTGAGCAAGATCGCGCCGATCGCAGCCGCAACCGCCTGTTGCGCCGGCTCGACCACGGGCACGCCGATCGCATCCGCGATGGCCGCACGATGCGAAGCCATGCCGGCGCAGCCCATCACCACGACGTCGGCGCGGCACTGCGTGACCAGCGCGCGGCCGGCTTCGATCAGCCGTCCCCGGATATCGCTACCTGCCGTCTCGGCCGCGCTCGCGCCCACCGACCAGCTTCCGGCATAGCGGCCGTCGACGCCCATGACCCGCACCATGCGCTGCTGACGGCGGATGCTCGACGGCGACAGCGCGATGATGCCGAAACGCTCGCCCAGCATCAGCGCGCGAAAAATGCCGCACTCGGCGATGCCCAGCACGGGGCGGCCACCGGCCGCCTCGCGGACCGCATGAAGGCCGGGATCGCTGAAGCAGGCCAGCACGAAGGCATCCGCATCATCGCGCGAGACGCGGTTGACCAACGGCATCACGACGCTATCGGCATCGCGCTGGGTCGAGATGC
The sequence above is drawn from the Bradyrhizobium amphicarpaeae genome and encodes:
- a CDS encoding aspartate/glutamate racemase family protein, which translates into the protein MSRILVINPNSSASVTAAIDEAVAPLRIAGGPDIDVVGLAEGPPGISTQRDADSVVMPLVNRVSRDDADAFVLACFSDPGLHAVREAAGGRPVLGIAECGIFRALMLGERFGIIALSPSSIRRQQRMVRVMGVDGRYAGSWSVGASAAETAGSDIRGRLIEAGRALVTQCRADVVVMGCAGMASHRAAIADAIGVPVVEPAQQAVAAAIGAILLNT
- a CDS encoding ABC transporter substrate-binding protein, whose translation is MPISRRSLLKAAATMPALSLPGIVRAESQTTLRFIPVIDLAFVDPIYSTAQVSRNHGFMVYDTLYGMSASLQVSPQMLSGHAISGDQLQWDLSLRDGLFWHDGERVLARDCVASIRRWAARDGFGGELMEATDELSAADDRTIRFRLKRPFPLLPQALGKAAINACFMMPERLASQDPFKPLTEVIGSGPFRYLADERVQGARNAYAKFERYQPRTDGKPDWTAGPKIVHYDRVVWTTTPDAGTGVAALQTGEQDWQETTPHDLLPVIKAAGDIETRILDPRGYACMLRLNHLQPPFDNPAVRRALLGAIDQSAFMTAVAGVDPAFQVSPIGYFAPDTPMASEVGLDVFRGPRDYAKVKADLKAAGYNGEKIVVLVPTNSLAQKPLGEIAVDSLRKAGMNVEYAGLDFAVVLQRQLKKDPVGQGGWSAAVGNWQGIDWLNPAGNTNIRGEGKVAGWYASQKMGPLRSQWLAASELAEQQRICRQIQAVAFEEIPYIPIGLYKQPTAYRKAITGILDGTAVFWNVRPA